A region of Acidisarcina sp. DNA encodes the following proteins:
- a CDS encoding dehydrogenase E1 component subunit alpha/beta, translated as MGRTAGSTVEGTKSKAEFPVDPQQMIRMYRLIYMSRRVDDREIMLKRQQKIFFQISGAGHEALLVAAGMAMKPGYDWFFPYYRDRALCLTLGVTAEEMFLQGVGSVDDPASGGRQMPSHWSSTKLHIVSPSSSTATQCLHAIGCAEAGRYFSRHPEAAVKPAGEEDYRAFHDVSFHGDEVTYVSLGEGSTSQGEFWEAFSAASNRKLPVVFVVEDNGYAISVPVEVNTPGGNISRLLREFPNTHFEEVDGTDPILSLHAMSRAVAHCRSGKGPALVHGHVTRPYSHSLSDDERNYRCKAEIEADALRDPLSKMQMRLLRDGILSAEEIEKLEHDVDEEVRLAAERAIHAPLPEVSSIPRHVHSEHWDPTREDLVSQPAQSEDTQKRTMADLINLCLRDEMRHDPRIVIYGEDVADCSREEAMKEVKGKGGVFKLTAGLQTEFGSDRVFNSPLAEAAIVGRAVGYGIRGMKPVVEIQFFDYIWPAMHQIRNELAVMRWRSNGTYGSPAVIRVAIGGYLSGGSIYHSQSGESIFTHIPGLRVVFPSNALDANGLLRTAIRCDDPVLFLEHKRLYRETYGRAVYPGPDYTIPFGKANVVRKGKDMTLITYGAVVPRALQAALKAHREDGIEVEVIDLRTLSPYDWEAIASSVRRTSRAIVAYEDMRSWGYGAEIAARIGDELFEHLDAPVKRIAAMDTFVAYQPILEDAILPQPEDLYRAMVELKAY; from the coding sequence ATGGGTCGAACGGCAGGGTCCACGGTTGAAGGTACGAAGAGCAAGGCGGAGTTTCCAGTCGATCCGCAGCAGATGATTCGCATGTACCGGTTGATCTATATGTCCCGCCGTGTGGATGACCGGGAGATCATGCTGAAACGCCAGCAGAAGATCTTTTTCCAGATCTCCGGAGCCGGGCATGAGGCCCTGCTGGTAGCGGCCGGCATGGCGATGAAGCCCGGCTACGATTGGTTTTTCCCATACTATCGGGATCGCGCGCTTTGTCTGACTCTGGGAGTTACCGCCGAAGAGATGTTCCTGCAGGGTGTCGGCTCGGTGGACGACCCGGCCAGCGGCGGACGCCAGATGCCCTCGCACTGGAGCAGCACGAAGCTCCATATCGTCTCTCCCTCTTCTTCCACGGCAACCCAGTGCCTGCACGCCATTGGCTGTGCGGAGGCGGGCCGGTACTTCTCCCGGCATCCCGAAGCTGCCGTCAAGCCAGCCGGAGAGGAAGATTATCGCGCATTCCACGATGTGTCCTTCCATGGCGATGAGGTTACATACGTCTCGCTGGGCGAGGGTTCAACCAGCCAGGGCGAGTTCTGGGAGGCATTCAGCGCAGCCTCCAACCGGAAACTGCCCGTCGTCTTTGTTGTGGAAGATAACGGCTATGCAATCTCCGTCCCGGTCGAGGTCAATACGCCGGGGGGCAACATTTCACGGCTGCTTCGTGAGTTTCCCAACACGCACTTTGAAGAGGTCGATGGCACCGACCCCATCCTGTCGCTGCACGCGATGAGCAGGGCGGTCGCGCACTGCCGCTCCGGCAAGGGACCGGCGCTAGTGCATGGGCACGTAACGCGGCCGTATTCGCACTCCCTCTCCGACGATGAAAGAAATTACCGCTGCAAGGCTGAGATTGAGGCCGACGCCCTGCGCGATCCGCTGTCCAAGATGCAGATGCGCCTGTTGCGCGACGGCATCCTCAGCGCAGAGGAGATTGAAAAGCTCGAGCACGATGTCGATGAGGAAGTTCGCCTGGCTGCCGAGCGCGCCATCCACGCACCGTTGCCGGAGGTCTCCTCCATTCCCCGGCACGTGCATTCCGAGCATTGGGACCCGACTCGGGAAGACCTTGTTTCCCAGCCGGCGCAGTCGGAAGATACGCAGAAGCGCACCATGGCAGACCTGATCAACCTCTGCCTGCGCGACGAGATGCGTCACGATCCGCGGATCGTGATCTACGGCGAAGACGTTGCGGATTGCAGCCGGGAAGAAGCCATGAAGGAGGTTAAGGGCAAGGGTGGAGTGTTCAAGCTCACCGCCGGTCTGCAGACGGAATTCGGATCGGATCGCGTCTTCAACTCCCCCCTGGCCGAGGCGGCCATTGTGGGCCGTGCCGTGGGTTACGGGATACGCGGCATGAAGCCCGTGGTGGAGATCCAGTTCTTCGACTACATCTGGCCGGCGATGCACCAGATTCGCAATGAGCTTGCCGTAATGCGCTGGCGGTCCAATGGCACCTATGGGTCACCTGCGGTGATCCGCGTTGCCATCGGCGGATATCTCAGCGGGGGATCGATCTATCACTCGCAGTCCGGAGAAAGCATCTTTACCCACATTCCGGGCCTCCGCGTCGTTTTTCCCTCGAACGCGCTGGATGCGAACGGATTGCTGCGCACCGCGATTCGCTGCGACGATCCGGTGCTCTTCCTGGAGCACAAGCGGCTCTACCGCGAGACGTATGGCCGGGCAGTGTATCCCGGTCCGGACTACACCATCCCCTTCGGCAAGGCAAACGTGGTCCGCAAGGGCAAGGACATGACCCTCATCACCTATGGAGCGGTGGTGCCCCGCGCGCTGCAGGCCGCCCTAAAGGCCCATCGGGAAGACGGCATTGAGGTGGAGGTGATCGATCTGCGCACCTTGAGCCCCTATGATTGGGAGGCCATCGCCTCCTCGGTCCGCAGGACCAGCCGCGCAATCGTCGCCTACGAGGACATGAGGAGCTGGGGCTATGGCGCGGAGATCGCCGCTCGCATTGGAGACGAACTGTTCGAGCACCTCGATGCTCCGGTCAAGCGCATTGCCGCTATGGACACCTTCGTGGCGTATCAGCCGATTCTGGAAGATGCAATCCTTCCGCAACCGGAGGATTTGTATCGCGCTATGGTGGAGTTGAAGGCGTACTAG
- a CDS encoding GNAT family N-acetyltransferase, with protein MAISVRRFVSGDEEAFRRLNEAWIERYFGMEDADRRILGDPQSQILASGGQIYLALDGTERVGACALVKIGDGEFEVAKMAVAEERRGQGIGRQLLSFVIADARQMGARRLYIESNSRLSSALHLYESLGFRHLPPETMQGHFARCDVFMELLLPA; from the coding sequence ATGGCAATCTCAGTACGGCGATTTGTGAGCGGCGATGAAGAGGCCTTCCGCAGGCTGAACGAGGCATGGATTGAGCGCTACTTCGGCATGGAAGACGCTGACCGGCGAATCCTGGGCGATCCCCAGTCGCAGATCCTCGCATCCGGCGGACAGATCTATCTGGCTCTGGATGGCACGGAGCGCGTCGGTGCCTGCGCCCTGGTCAAGATAGGCGACGGAGAGTTCGAGGTCGCCAAGATGGCCGTCGCGGAAGAGCGGCGCGGGCAGGGAATAGGGCGGCAGCTTCTCTCCTTTGTGATTGCGGATGCGCGCCAGATGGGAGCCCGGCGCCTCTATATCGAGAGCAACAGCCGGTTATCCAGCGCTCTTCATCTTTACGAGTCGCTCGGCTTTCGCCACTTGCCGCCAGAAACCATGCAGGGGCACTTCGCGCGCTGCGATGTTTTTATGGAGCTGCTGCTTCCGGCTTAG
- a CDS encoding thioredoxin domain-containing protein gives MSEGEKQHNSAVGNSPVHPSNALQHAASSYLRSAMHQPVRWHQWGEEAFALAASTGKPILLDIGAVWCHWCHVMDRESYEDAQLAGVINEHFIAIKVDRDERPDVDSRYQAAVSAISGQGGWPLTAILTPDGRPFFGGTYFPREDRYGRPGFERVLRTMAGAWETRREEALESAASVMEAIEHGESFAGRRGQLSLSLVEKLVASAVTQFDSRYGGFGSQPKFPHPAALDLLLDVASRTGNEETKRAAVFTLECMAKGGVYDQIAGGFHRYSVDERWVVPHFEKMLYDNAGLLGNYVHAFQSFVDPALAGVAKDIMRWMNECLSDQQHGGFYASQDADITLDDDGDYFTWTRAEAEAVLSPDEFAIAAIYYDIGEVGDMHHNPAKNVLHRRLTLEETAARAKIAASEAKGLLESAKQKLYEARMLRPAPFIDRTIYTGWNALAVSAYLDAAQVLSLSAPRGFALRTLDRILAEGWDKTTGLAHVIAYPDAAPGPRIAGVLDDYAFLALACTDAWMASGDLRYYQAAVEIADAMIARFYDRIGNGFFDAEATAEGQKALGALSARRKPLQDSPTPAGNSAAAAALLRLEALSGREEYREIAEDTLESFAGVVEHFGLYVGMYGLALERLMLDPIQVVVVGEDLLARQLQVTATARYAVNKSVLHLRRDQLRAETLPPMLAETLPNLPQVEGSFAIVCKGRTCLPPLTSPEALLEALSPHQ, from the coding sequence ATGAGCGAAGGCGAGAAGCAGCATAACTCCGCAGTCGGAAACAGCCCCGTCCACCCGTCGAATGCGCTGCAGCATGCAGCCTCGTCGTACCTTCGTTCGGCGATGCACCAGCCTGTGCGGTGGCATCAGTGGGGCGAGGAGGCATTCGCCCTGGCTGCGTCCACTGGAAAGCCCATCCTGCTGGATATTGGCGCGGTGTGGTGTCACTGGTGCCATGTGATGGACCGCGAATCCTATGAGGACGCGCAGCTTGCCGGCGTAATCAATGAGCACTTTATCGCCATTAAGGTGGATCGCGACGAGCGTCCCGACGTGGATAGCCGCTATCAGGCAGCCGTCTCCGCAATCAGCGGGCAGGGAGGCTGGCCGCTTACCGCGATTCTGACTCCCGATGGAAGGCCCTTCTTTGGCGGAACCTATTTCCCCAGGGAGGATCGCTATGGCCGGCCGGGATTCGAGCGCGTCCTGCGCACGATGGCTGGAGCATGGGAGACGCGCCGCGAGGAAGCATTGGAGTCGGCAGCGAGCGTAATGGAGGCAATCGAGCACGGCGAGAGCTTTGCCGGAAGGCGGGGGCAGTTGAGCTTGTCGTTGGTGGAGAAGCTGGTGGCGTCGGCGGTCACGCAATTCGATTCCCGCTATGGCGGTTTTGGCTCGCAGCCAAAATTCCCTCATCCCGCAGCACTCGATCTCCTGCTGGACGTGGCCTCGCGGACGGGAAACGAGGAGACAAAACGCGCCGCCGTCTTCACACTGGAGTGCATGGCGAAAGGCGGCGTCTACGACCAGATCGCCGGCGGATTCCATCGCTACTCGGTCGATGAGCGCTGGGTGGTTCCTCACTTTGAAAAGATGCTTTACGACAATGCCGGCCTGCTGGGGAACTACGTGCACGCATTCCAGAGCTTTGTCGATCCGGCGCTGGCCGGGGTGGCGAAGGACATCATGCGGTGGATGAATGAATGCCTGAGCGACCAGCAGCATGGCGGCTTCTATGCCTCGCAGGACGCAGACATCACGCTCGACGATGATGGCGACTACTTCACCTGGACGCGCGCCGAAGCCGAGGCGGTGTTGAGCCCCGACGAATTCGCCATCGCCGCAATCTACTACGACATTGGCGAAGTGGGGGACATGCACCACAACCCTGCAAAGAATGTTCTGCATCGTCGCCTGACGCTGGAGGAGACTGCCGCACGCGCGAAGATCGCCGCCAGCGAGGCCAAAGGATTGCTGGAGTCCGCGAAGCAGAAGCTTTACGAGGCAAGGATGCTTCGTCCGGCTCCGTTCATCGATCGCACGATTTATACCGGCTGGAATGCTCTTGCTGTTTCGGCCTATCTGGACGCGGCGCAGGTGCTGAGCCTGAGCGCGCCCAGGGGCTTTGCTCTGCGCACGCTCGATCGCATTCTGGCCGAGGGATGGGATAAGACCACCGGGTTGGCGCACGTGATCGCCTATCCCGATGCTGCGCCGGGGCCACGAATTGCCGGAGTGCTGGACGACTACGCATTTCTGGCTTTGGCCTGCACCGATGCGTGGATGGCAAGCGGGGACCTGCGCTACTACCAGGCCGCGGTGGAGATTGCCGATGCCATGATTGCACGCTTCTACGACCGGATCGGAAACGGGTTCTTCGATGCGGAGGCAACGGCGGAAGGGCAGAAGGCGCTGGGTGCGCTATCGGCGCGTCGCAAGCCGCTGCAGGATTCGCCCACGCCGGCAGGGAACTCCGCTGCTGCTGCGGCGCTGCTGCGGCTGGAGGCTCTGAGCGGCAGAGAGGAATATCGTGAAATCGCCGAGGATACGCTGGAGTCCTTCGCCGGCGTTGTGGAGCACTTCGGCCTCTACGTCGGCATGTATGGGCTGGCGCTGGAGCGTCTGATGCTGGACCCGATCCAGGTGGTGGTGGTGGGAGAAGACCTGCTGGCGCGGCAGTTGCAAGTGACTGCCACTGCCCGCTATGCAGTGAACAAGAGCGTCCTCCACCTGCGCCGCGATCAACTGCGTGCGGAGACCCTGCCGCCAATGCTGGCGGAGACGCTGCCCAACCTGCCACAAGTCGAGGGAAGCTTTGCCATCGTTTGCAAGGGACGCACCTGTCTGCCGCCCCTCACCAGTCCGGAAGCACTGCTGGAGGCGCTTAGCCCTCACCAGTGA
- a CDS encoding mechanosensitive ion channel family protein has translation MQSLLLAIPRSAQFFARITDKWLDDSADFVRTTVPKLIIIGLGAWILIRLLAGITRRITALAERHAHGAHGTTSVYQVRTLASVVRATGIGIITFLAALEILPLLGVDLKPLLASAGVAGVALGLAAQTIVKDVLNGVVLVVEDQFHVGDVVTLAGITGTVEELTLRRTTVRGFDGTLYVIPNSQITNTANMSRDFSVTTLNVSVDFSAPPDEVVALLKKIANDVRNDPAYKDVFLADPQVQGVDAIKGSEVLYPIELKTRARKQFAAVREIHRRIRLALEEKKMLPGSPYRVMTASAAAQGQSPALTLPGKSPAVVAADPTRNPPQEVNPFTGEG, from the coding sequence ATGCAAAGTTTGCTTCTCGCAATTCCGCGCTCGGCCCAGTTTTTTGCCCGCATCACGGACAAATGGCTTGACGATAGCGCAGATTTCGTCCGTACAACCGTCCCCAAGCTCATCATCATCGGCCTCGGCGCGTGGATCCTGATCCGCTTGCTGGCCGGGATCACCCGGCGCATCACCGCACTGGCTGAGAGACACGCCCACGGGGCTCATGGGACCACCAGCGTTTACCAGGTAAGGACGCTGGCCTCCGTCGTGCGCGCTACCGGCATCGGCATCATCACCTTTCTGGCTGCGCTGGAGATTCTGCCTCTGCTCGGAGTGGATCTGAAGCCACTGCTGGCTTCCGCGGGCGTTGCCGGTGTGGCTCTCGGCCTGGCCGCACAGACGATCGTCAAGGATGTTCTGAATGGCGTCGTACTGGTGGTGGAGGATCAATTTCACGTCGGCGACGTGGTGACCCTGGCGGGCATCACCGGCACGGTGGAGGAGCTTACCCTGAGGCGAACCACGGTGCGCGGATTCGATGGCACGCTCTACGTGATCCCGAACTCGCAGATTACCAACACCGCCAATATGAGCCGCGACTTCTCCGTCACGACGCTGAACGTCTCAGTGGATTTTTCCGCACCTCCCGATGAGGTCGTGGCTCTTTTGAAGAAGATTGCGAACGATGTGCGCAACGACCCGGCATATAAGGACGTCTTCCTCGCCGACCCGCAGGTGCAGGGTGTGGATGCGATCAAGGGTTCCGAGGTTCTGTATCCCATCGAGCTGAAGACCCGCGCACGCAAGCAATTTGCCGCCGTGCGCGAAATTCACCGTCGCATCCGCCTGGCACTGGAAGAGAAAAAGATGCTGCCCGGAAGCCCCTACCGGGTAATGACGGCCTCTGCTGCCGCACAGGGTCAATCCCCGGCGCTGACGCTCCCCGGCAAGTCCCCTGCAGTAGTTGCGGCCGACCCCACAAGGAACCCGCCGCAGGAGGTAAATCCGTTCACTGGTGAGGGCTAA